The following proteins are encoded in a genomic region of Rhodoferax aquaticus:
- a CDS encoding AI-2E family transporter: MQFSPTQKSIGAWALIAALVASVLWFLAPVLSPFVVAAVLAYALTPVVDWLDDLGKGRIPRLLAVVVVECVFILLLLGVLLLIGPILVKELPLMREQLPVLLDSLNETIKPVFAQWGIKFSLDVVNIKAFALKYLTANFEDAFASVVTSVKLGGSVAFAILGNAILIPVVLFYLLMDWTRFVAKLRALVPPRMRAATDLFLAEADDILGQYLRGQLLVMGLLALYYSAGLAMFGLDLALPIGVFTGLAVFVPYLGFGLGLILAVFAGLLEFSASSGVGYAMVMVAVVYGFGQIFESFFLTPRLVGERIGLHPLAVIFALMAFGQVFGFVGVLVALPASAVLLVAIRRVQVGYLASRLYQG, translated from the coding sequence ATGCAATTTTCCCCAACCCAAAAAAGTATCGGTGCCTGGGCCCTGATTGCGGCGCTCGTCGCATCGGTGCTTTGGTTCTTGGCGCCTGTGCTGTCTCCCTTCGTGGTGGCTGCTGTGCTGGCGTACGCGTTGACACCTGTGGTGGACTGGTTGGATGACCTTGGCAAAGGTCGCATACCCCGGCTGCTGGCAGTTGTCGTGGTCGAGTGCGTGTTTATTCTGCTTTTGTTGGGCGTGCTGCTTTTGATTGGGCCGATTTTGGTGAAGGAGTTGCCTCTCATGCGCGAGCAACTGCCGGTGCTTTTAGATAGCCTCAATGAGACCATCAAGCCAGTGTTTGCCCAATGGGGCATTAAGTTTTCTTTAGATGTCGTGAACATCAAGGCTTTTGCCCTGAAGTACTTGACGGCCAACTTTGAAGATGCCTTCGCGTCTGTGGTGACCTCTGTGAAACTTGGGGGCAGTGTGGCCTTTGCTATTTTGGGTAACGCCATCCTGATTCCTGTGGTCCTGTTTTACCTGTTGATGGACTGGACGCGGTTTGTGGCGAAACTGCGTGCATTGGTGCCTCCCCGCATGCGAGCTGCCACCGACCTTTTCTTGGCAGAGGCTGACGATATCTTGGGCCAGTATTTGCGCGGCCAACTCTTGGTCATGGGGCTTTTGGCGCTTTACTACAGCGCGGGGCTGGCCATGTTTGGCCTTGATCTCGCGCTGCCTATTGGCGTGTTTACCGGCTTGGCGGTATTTGTGCCCTACCTAGGCTTTGGCTTGGGTTTGATTCTTGCTGTGTTTGCGGGCTTGCTGGAGTTCTCCGCCTCCAGTGGCGTGGGGTATGCGATGGTGATGGTGGCAGTGGTCTACGGATTTGGACAGATTTTTGAGAGCTTTTTTCTGACCCCTCGCCTCGTGGGGGAGCGCATTGGTTTGCACCCGCTGGCGGTCATTTTTGCATTGATGGCGTTTGGGCAGGTGTTTGGATTTGTGGGTGTCTTGGTGGCCCTGCCCGCCAGTGCAGTGCTTTTAGTGGCCATACGGCGGGTCCAGGTAGGGTATCTGGCAAGTCGCTTGTACCAAGGCTAA
- the hda gene encoding DnaA regulatory inactivator Hda: MKQIALDIGLATGPTLSNFFAGPNDAPLKHLELWVGVKGTPHSRSPVPTYLWGPSGSGKTHLLKALREALREQGARAGWLDASVLDVPDYDETWAAVFMDDVHLYTAAQQQAAFNWFVNAQTHLRPVVAVGEFAPTQLLLRDDLRTRLGWGHIFALHLLSEPERRAVLRKAADARGVFLSDEVMDFMLSRFSRDLGSLMELLDLLDGYALQTKRAITVPLIKSMMENA, translated from the coding sequence ATGAAGCAAATTGCGTTGGATATTGGGCTTGCAACCGGCCCCACTTTGTCAAATTTTTTTGCGGGCCCCAATGATGCCCCGCTCAAGCACCTAGAGCTGTGGGTCGGCGTGAAGGGCACCCCCCACAGCCGCTCACCCGTGCCTACCTACCTTTGGGGGCCGAGCGGCAGCGGGAAAACCCATTTACTTAAAGCTTTGCGGGAAGCGTTGCGTGAGCAAGGCGCGCGCGCGGGCTGGCTGGATGCTTCGGTACTTGATGTACCTGACTACGACGAGACTTGGGCTGCTGTCTTTATGGACGATGTGCATTTGTACACCGCGGCGCAGCAGCAGGCTGCCTTCAACTGGTTTGTGAATGCGCAAACGCATTTGCGGCCGGTGGTGGCTGTAGGCGAGTTTGCACCCACGCAGTTGCTGCTGCGCGACGATTTGCGGACCCGTTTGGGCTGGGGGCATATTTTTGCGCTGCATCTACTGAGTGAACCAGAACGACGCGCGGTGCTGCGTAAAGCGGCGGATGCCCGTGGAGTTTTTTTGAGTGATGAGGTCATGGACTTTATGCTGTCTCGCTTCAGCCGTGATTTGGGCAGTTTGATGGAACTGTTGGATCTGCTGGATGGATACGCATTGCAAACCAAGCGAGCCATCACGGTGCCACTGATCAAATCCATGATGGAGAACGCATGA
- a CDS encoding HAD family hydrolase, which yields MSLPRIALFDLDHTLIPIDSDFAWGEFTMDLGWVDAVEFKRQNDAFYAQYADGSLDPHVYVRFATEAIRRQGASKSIAARADFMSAVMHKAIRPQALDLVRKHQAQGDAVVLVTATNEFVTRPIADAFGVQELLAVELARDPETQWYTGEIQGTPSFREGKVTRVTQWLQQRGLAWDQVHTTFYSDSHNDLPIMERSNVAIATNPDAKLRKVAEARGWRILELFA from the coding sequence ATGAGCTTGCCCCGCATTGCCTTGTTTGACTTGGACCACACTCTCATACCCATAGACTCAGATTTCGCTTGGGGCGAATTTACGATGGACTTGGGGTGGGTAGACGCTGTCGAGTTCAAACGACAAAACGACGCCTTCTATGCCCAATACGCAGATGGCAGCTTAGACCCACACGTTTACGTGCGGTTTGCTACAGAGGCGATCAGGCGGCAGGGTGCTTCTAAATCTATAGCAGCTCGCGCCGATTTTATGAGCGCTGTCATGCATAAGGCGATTCGGCCCCAAGCCTTGGACTTGGTCCGTAAACACCAGGCCCAGGGTGATGCCGTGGTTTTGGTCACGGCGACCAACGAGTTTGTGACACGTCCTATTGCGGATGCATTTGGGGTGCAGGAGCTATTGGCTGTGGAGCTTGCCCGTGACCCAGAGACCCAGTGGTACACCGGTGAAATCCAAGGGACACCCTCGTTTCGCGAAGGAAAAGTGACCCGCGTGACTCAATGGTTGCAGCAACGTGGTTTAGCGTGGGACCAAGTGCACACCACGTTTTATAGTGATTCTCACAACGATCTGCCCATCATGGAGCGCTCGAATGTGGCGATAGCGACCAATCCTGACGCCAAACTACGCAAGGTGGCAGAAGCACGCGGATGGCGCATACTCGAGCTCTTTGCCTAA
- the pcnB gene encoding polynucleotide adenylyltransferase PcnB has product MIKNFIDKLLGKAPSGAARSKKPQFGKRVDVGVESHGINPALVDERAISVLRTLQQAGFEAYIVGGAVRDLLLGLQPKDFDVATNATPEQVKGLFRRAFIIGRRFRIVHVVYGRGREHEVIEVSTFRAYLDNAAAEQVAGNEKTSKSELAGLKHAVDSTGRVLRDNVWGPQEEDAVRRDFTVNAMYYDPQTQIVVDYHGGLKDAKNLTLRMIGDPATRYREDPVRIIRAVRFAAKLSGLGFKLDTKTAAPLVKSQALLADVPQSRLFDEMLKLLQTGHALASIATLKSLGMARGIYPLLDVVVERAEQDFVSSALKDTDRRVAEGKPVAASFLLACVLWADVRDGWARRIQERQHSHPALQDAIDEVFNARIGDVSGRGKLAGDMREIWMMQPRFEKRVGSAPFGLVEQARFRAAFDFMRLRAEAAEVEEQLADWWQEFSVGDDNLRQDLVDQAREEQQQRQRTPRVARAPKPTTHAGSVSVNVAAPQPTRAVSDTHEDRAARVSSGGNDAEDVAATGDAPRKRRRRRRSGAAKGGGSDASAGGSAQ; this is encoded by the coding sequence ATGATTAAAAACTTTATCGACAAGCTACTGGGCAAGGCACCATCGGGTGCTGCACGCAGCAAGAAGCCGCAATTCGGCAAACGCGTTGACGTGGGTGTGGAGAGCCACGGGATCAACCCTGCTTTGGTGGACGAACGCGCCATTTCCGTGTTGCGTACGCTTCAGCAGGCTGGATTTGAGGCCTACATCGTGGGGGGCGCTGTGCGCGACTTGCTCTTGGGCTTGCAACCCAAAGACTTTGACGTGGCAACGAATGCCACGCCCGAGCAAGTCAAAGGATTGTTTCGTCGGGCGTTCATCATTGGACGGCGTTTCCGCATCGTTCACGTGGTGTATGGCCGGGGCCGTGAGCACGAGGTGATCGAAGTCTCTACCTTTCGGGCTTACCTAGACAATGCTGCGGCTGAACAAGTGGCAGGCAACGAGAAAACCAGCAAGAGCGAGCTGGCAGGCCTGAAACACGCGGTGGACAGCACGGGCCGGGTCTTGCGCGACAACGTGTGGGGCCCTCAAGAAGAGGACGCAGTGCGACGCGACTTCACCGTCAATGCCATGTATTACGACCCCCAAACCCAAATCGTGGTGGACTACCACGGTGGGTTGAAGGATGCCAAAAACCTCACCCTGCGCATGATTGGTGACCCTGCCACCCGCTACCGTGAAGACCCTGTGCGCATCATCCGCGCCGTGCGCTTCGCTGCGAAGCTGAGTGGGTTGGGCTTCAAGTTAGATACCAAAACGGCCGCGCCGCTCGTCAAGTCGCAAGCGCTTTTGGCAGATGTTCCCCAAAGTCGCTTGTTTGACGAAATGCTGAAGCTTCTGCAGACCGGACATGCCTTGGCTTCGATCGCAACCTTGAAGTCTTTAGGGATGGCCCGTGGCATCTACCCATTGTTGGACGTGGTGGTTGAGCGCGCAGAGCAAGATTTCGTGAGCTCCGCGTTGAAAGACACTGACCGCCGCGTGGCGGAGGGCAAGCCAGTTGCGGCTAGTTTCTTGCTAGCCTGCGTGTTGTGGGCGGATGTGCGCGACGGTTGGGCACGGCGTATTCAAGAGCGTCAGCATTCCCACCCCGCACTGCAAGATGCCATAGACGAAGTGTTCAACGCGCGCATTGGTGATGTTTCTGGGCGCGGTAAGTTGGCCGGTGACATGCGTGAAATATGGATGATGCAGCCACGTTTTGAAAAGCGGGTGGGCAGTGCGCCTTTTGGCTTGGTAGAGCAAGCGCGCTTCCGTGCCGCCTTTGATTTCATGCGCTTGCGCGCAGAAGCCGCAGAGGTGGAAGAGCAGTTGGCTGACTGGTGGCAAGAGTTCAGCGTGGGTGACGACAATCTGCGCCAAGACTTGGTAGACCAAGCCCGCGAAGAGCAGCAACAGCGCCAGCGTACACCGCGTGTCGCCCGGGCGCCAAAACCTACTACGCATGCAGGATCTGTATCAGTGAACGTGGCTGCTCCTCAACCTACGCGTGCAGTATCGGATACACATGAGGACCGTGCAGCACGAGTTTCCAGTGGGGGCAATGACGCAGAGGATGTTGCTGCCACGGGCGATGCACCTCGCAAGCGCCGTCGTCGTCGTCGCTCTGGTGCCGCTAAAGGTGGCGGCAGTGATGCGTCCGCGGGTGGCTCAGCGCAGTAG
- the folK gene encoding 2-amino-4-hydroxy-6-hydroxymethyldihydropteridine diphosphokinase translates to MRDWVTAYIGLGANLGNPAHALHSAVQALAANPGIAQCRASSLYSSAPIDSSGPDYTNAVLKLQTRLSAPDLLVCLQTIELQAGRLRPYRNAPRTLDLDLLLYGDGQVHSPSLVVPHPRMWERAFVLVPLAEVGAPCVDAHMLARVASQPIRRLPP, encoded by the coding sequence ATGCGCGACTGGGTCACGGCTTATATTGGTTTAGGCGCCAATTTAGGTAATCCCGCACACGCACTGCACAGTGCAGTGCAAGCCTTGGCGGCGAATCCCGGCATCGCCCAATGCCGAGCCTCTTCGCTGTACAGCAGTGCACCCATCGATTCCAGTGGGCCTGACTACACCAATGCTGTGCTCAAACTCCAAACTCGCTTGAGTGCGCCAGACTTGCTGGTCTGCCTGCAAACCATAGAGTTGCAAGCGGGACGTCTGAGGCCCTATCGCAATGCGCCTCGCACCTTGGACTTAGATTTGCTCTTGTACGGCGACGGGCAAGTGCATAGTCCAAGCTTGGTAGTGCCGCACCCTAGGATGTGGGAACGCGCCTTTGTTCTCGTTCCACTTGCTGAAGTGGGCGCACCATGCGTCGACGCACACATGCTGGCACGCGTAGCCTCGCAGCCTATCAGGCGCTTACCCCCATAG